From the Maioricimonas rarisocia genome, one window contains:
- a CDS encoding sigma-70 family RNA polymerase sigma factor produces MDQTSNTEDFIRQLAEHQNRLYGYVYSLVGDHSRAADVVQETNLVLWRKIEEFQSDKPFLPWAFAIARFQVLAHLRDRKRERMLLDASLVETLSAEAEEQASQIDSVREALRLCLQRLEPDHRELIERRYFRSMSVADVAEALNRTVGAVKVALLRVRRQLAGCVQKRLAAES; encoded by the coding sequence ATGGACCAGACCAGCAACACCGAAGACTTCATCCGGCAGCTCGCGGAGCATCAGAACCGACTGTATGGGTACGTCTATTCGCTCGTTGGAGATCATTCCCGGGCTGCGGATGTCGTCCAGGAAACGAACCTCGTCCTGTGGCGGAAGATCGAGGAATTCCAGTCGGATAAACCGTTTCTGCCATGGGCTTTTGCGATCGCCCGTTTTCAGGTGCTGGCCCACCTGCGGGACCGCAAACGGGAGCGGATGCTGCTGGATGCGAGTCTGGTGGAAACACTGAGCGCCGAAGCCGAAGAGCAGGCCTCGCAGATCGATTCGGTGCGGGAAGCGCTCCGACTTTGCCTGCAACGACTCGAGCCGGATCATCGCGAACTGATTGAACGTCGTTACTTCCGGTCGATGTCGGTTGCCGATGTGGCGGAAGCACTCAATCGAACGGTCGGCGCGGTCAAGGTCGCCCTGTTACGGGTACGACGGCAACTGGCCGGCTGCGTGCAGAAGCGGCTGGCTGCGGAAAGTTGA
- a CDS encoding GNAT family N-acetyltransferase, with the protein MNLQLRQYDLRDIDAVCEAVLESKRELAPWMPWCHENYGRHDASEWVESRPGAWERKEAWSHLIVEEEDQLLGTCGLHRIDSLNRVAELGYWVRTSRAGQGIATEASRQLVDWAFREQDLHRIEIIISTENHASLRVAEKLGAQREGIVRSRLLLHGRRHDCVMFAIVR; encoded by the coding sequence ATGAACCTCCAGCTTCGCCAGTACGACCTCCGTGACATCGACGCCGTCTGCGAAGCCGTTCTCGAATCGAAGCGCGAACTCGCACCTTGGATGCCGTGGTGCCACGAGAACTACGGCCGGCACGATGCTTCGGAATGGGTCGAGAGTCGTCCCGGTGCGTGGGAACGCAAGGAGGCCTGGAGCCACCTCATCGTGGAGGAGGAGGACCAGCTCCTGGGAACATGCGGCCTGCATCGCATCGACAGTCTCAACCGGGTAGCTGAGCTCGGCTATTGGGTGCGGACCTCGAGGGCAGGACAGGGGATCGCGACGGAAGCGAGTCGGCAACTGGTGGACTGGGCGTTTCGCGAGCAGGATCTGCATCGGATCGAGATCATCATCTCGACGGAGAATCATGCCAGTCTGCGTGTGGCTGAGAAGCTGGGTGCGCAGCGAGAAGGGATAGTGCGTTCACGACTGTTGCTGCATGGCCGGCGACACGACTGCGTGATGTTCGCGATCGTGCGGTGA
- a CDS encoding IS4 family transposase, which yields MLTDEPRYDVWEQIRQQDLKAFARLLPESLVVQAAERADVRIVRSALAIPNLVWLGVLSALHSTKSFARILTLTAQMLDLSANGLPEAVARSRRNAARRKPKASKHSPRGKDPATVTEEAFTQARRRMPVAVWFVLIELLTARFEEQHQDLIRWKRFRLLALDGTTIRLPQHNRLAEHFGTSSNGRYRVAQARMVMLQLPLVRLPWRYELGPVDEGERTVAARLLKQVRRNDLVLMDQGFWSYGLFHQIQAARGYFAIRQYPGVRMKTLRRLGPRDRIVRWKTPSGPRWRNANLPESITLRVINYQIKGFPPSAVVTNVLGPKRISREDWIRMATEAEPGHPLDPAVRKGIGLYHRRWEIETTFQELKVYQGLERTLRSHSPESVQYEVAGHVVLYLLVRWLMVEAAQRSTGDGDPLGVSFKHALEELVTAWPLLLTSTSTEVNRRVLPKLLAAIASHEVQWRPGRTFARKTSSASKKRRRKKSARQQT from the coding sequence ATGCTCACGGATGAGCCAAGGTATGATGTCTGGGAACAGATTCGTCAACAGGACCTCAAAGCGTTTGCCCGGCTACTGCCTGAGTCGCTCGTCGTTCAGGCCGCCGAGCGGGCGGATGTCAGGATCGTTCGCTCGGCATTGGCAATTCCCAACCTGGTCTGGCTGGGAGTGCTCTCGGCACTGCATTCGACAAAGAGCTTTGCCCGGATTCTCACGCTGACCGCCCAGATGTTGGACCTGTCGGCCAATGGCTTGCCCGAAGCGGTTGCACGATCCCGCCGCAACGCGGCACGACGCAAACCGAAGGCATCGAAACACAGTCCGCGGGGAAAAGATCCTGCGACGGTGACTGAAGAAGCCTTCACCCAGGCCCGCCGACGCATGCCGGTCGCTGTCTGGTTCGTCCTCATCGAACTGCTCACGGCCCGGTTCGAGGAACAGCACCAAGACCTGATCCGCTGGAAGCGGTTTCGTTTGCTGGCGCTGGACGGGACCACCATTCGGCTGCCGCAACACAATCGTCTGGCCGAGCACTTCGGCACCAGCAGCAACGGCCGGTATCGTGTCGCGCAGGCCCGTATGGTCATGTTGCAGTTGCCTCTGGTCCGTCTGCCCTGGCGGTACGAACTGGGACCGGTCGACGAAGGCGAACGCACCGTGGCCGCCCGATTGCTGAAGCAGGTACGGCGTAACGATCTGGTGCTGATGGATCAGGGGTTCTGGAGCTACGGGTTGTTCCATCAGATTCAGGCAGCGCGGGGCTACTTTGCGATTCGACAGTATCCGGGTGTTCGCATGAAGACGCTGCGGCGGCTGGGCCCCAGGGATCGCATTGTGCGCTGGAAAACTCCCTCCGGACCACGTTGGCGCAATGCAAATCTTCCCGAGTCGATCACGCTGCGCGTCATCAACTACCAGATCAAAGGCTTTCCCCCCAGTGCGGTGGTGACCAATGTGCTGGGACCGAAGCGCATCAGTCGCGAAGACTGGATCCGGATGGCGACAGAAGCCGAACCGGGACATCCACTGGATCCCGCGGTGCGCAAAGGCATCGGGTTGTATCATCGTCGCTGGGAGATCGAAACGACGTTTCAGGAACTGAAAGTCTACCAGGGGCTGGAACGGACCCTGCGGAGTCATTCGCCGGAATCAGTGCAGTACGAGGTGGCCGGCCACGTGGTGCTGTACCTGCTGGTTCGCTGGTTAATGGTCGAAGCCGCGCAGCGGTCCACCGGCGACGGAGACCCGTTGGGGGTGAGCTTCAAGCACGCCCTGGAAGAACTGGTGACGGCTTGGCCGCTGTTGCTGACATCCACCTCAACGGAGGTGAACCGTCGCGTGCTTCCCAAGCTGCTGGCAGCTATTGCATCTCACGAAGTCCAGTGGCGTCCCGGCCGAACATTCGCCAGAAAGACAAGCAGTGCAAGCAAGAAGCGCCGACGAAAGAAGAGCGCACGCCAACAAACTTAG
- a CDS encoding DUF1571 domain-containing protein yields the protein MKRPHKSRRPARGRVRNVLAICTASAVVAFIHWNCDPVISGADPEFQTASVTAAPRLVLPPPPALPEVLDADAAGTESDEQNSQTADVAGSEVLRGRMATLMNVLLLKQGCANFERIPDYSATLHRQERIGGDLRDPETLVLKLRHEPYSVYMKWKSGDAGRQLIYVDGQNEGKLLVQPGGFKGRLTGVLSLDPSGSLAMSECRYPVTKAGLLELARTVLEFREADLERGSGSRCEMHPDQMLNDRPCYLFIVEYDSPEVNSLYRKTIVYVDKELQMPTCVRNYTWGRDVDPEKIDEETLIEYYCYTDIEMNTQLADADFDAANRKYRLRVRR from the coding sequence ATGAAGCGCCCCCACAAGTCTCGCCGACCGGCTCGCGGACGCGTTCGCAATGTGCTCGCCATCTGTACCGCTTCGGCGGTCGTGGCGTTTATTCACTGGAACTGTGATCCGGTCATTTCCGGTGCCGATCCCGAATTCCAGACCGCCTCCGTCACTGCCGCTCCCCGGCTGGTGCTGCCTCCTCCACCGGCACTCCCGGAAGTGCTCGATGCGGACGCCGCCGGCACCGAGTCGGACGAACAGAACAGCCAGACCGCCGATGTCGCCGGGTCGGAAGTGCTGCGCGGCCGGATGGCCACGCTGATGAACGTGCTGCTCCTCAAGCAGGGGTGTGCGAACTTCGAACGGATTCCCGACTACAGCGCCACGCTGCACCGCCAGGAGCGGATCGGCGGCGATCTGCGGGACCCCGAAACACTCGTGCTCAAGCTGCGCCACGAGCCGTACAGCGTCTACATGAAGTGGAAGTCGGGAGATGCCGGCCGGCAGCTGATCTATGTCGACGGGCAGAACGAAGGCAAGCTGCTCGTACAGCCGGGCGGGTTCAAGGGACGGCTGACCGGCGTGCTCAGTCTCGATCCGAGTGGCTCGCTGGCAATGTCGGAGTGCCGCTATCCCGTCACCAAGGCTGGCCTGCTCGAACTGGCCCGCACCGTTCTCGAGTTCCGCGAAGCGGATCTGGAGCGCGGAAGCGGATCGCGGTGCGAAATGCACCCCGACCAGATGCTCAACGACCGCCCCTGCTACCTGTTCATCGTCGAGTATGACAGTCCCGAGGTGAACAGCCTGTACCGCAAGACGATCGTCTATGTGGACAAGGAACTGCAGATGCCGACCTGCGTCCGCAACTACACCTGGGGACGCGACGTCGATCCTGAGAAAATCGACGAAGAGACATTGATCGAGTACTACTGCTACACCGATATCGAGATGAACACGCAGCTTGCCGACGCCGATTTCGACGCGGCAAATCGCAAGTATCGGCTGCGTGTCCGCCGCTGA